Proteins from one Procambarus clarkii isolate CNS0578487 chromosome 40, FALCON_Pclarkii_2.0, whole genome shotgun sequence genomic window:
- the LOC123758014 gene encoding alkaline phosphatase isoform X1, with amino-acid sequence MTVSSLQPLLLLLILSHCLAAGVPKWRTGRDESKTRSVYKDQDHLGVMGRGQHKTKPSAVVEDSAYWNLKMQEELQAQLEKEPIVRQAKNVILFLGDGTSISTLTAARLLKGHRTGNFEHEVMAYEKFPYSTLIKTYSADKVVTDSAASSTAYLSGVKGNQATIGVDANVQLADCNAMNVPQFHTHSILKNFQDAGRSTGIVTVTRVTHASPAGTYAHTAERHWESDDDINDAEGDPDLCDDIAEQLILGETGSRIKVILGGGRQKFTPKNVVEDPEGGDGGKRDDGKNLIQTWIDQKVLLGNSSYVWHRNDLLTLDTAHTDYLMGLFDWGHVAYTVDQDSSNPSLEEMTRAAIEVLQKDANGYFLFVEGGNIDRAHHLNEYRSALEEAIEFEKAIETAVGLTDPQDTLIIVTADHAQPLVINGYQERGSDVLDLGDYSDVDGLPYTTLLYTNGPGYRGEVDGSRPDPSTEDYSDPHYVGAATVPMVESNHAGEDVVLYARGPHAHLFTGIHENTYIPHALRYATCVGEGLHFCTSQGV; translated from the exons atgacaGTCTCAAGCCTTcaaccactgctgctgctacttatTCTGTCACACTGTCTGGCAGCTGGAG TTCCTAAATGGCGGACTGGTCGAGATGAGAGCAAGACCCGCTCAGTct ATAAAGATCAGGACCACTTAGGGGTCATGGGTCGAGGTCAACACAAGACTAAGCCTTCAGCAGTGGTGGAAG ACAGCGCCTATTGGAACCTGAAGATGCAGGAGGAGCTGCAGGCGCAGCTGGAAAAGGAGCCCATTGTGCGCCAGGCGAAGAACGTCATCTTGTTCCTCGGCGACGGGACCTCCATCTCCACCCTGACGGCCGCCAGGCTCCTCAAGGGACATCGAACTGGTAACTTCGAGCACGAGGTTATGGCCTACGAGAAGTTCCCTTACTCCACCCTCATCAAG ACGTACAGCGCGGACAAGGTGGTGACGGACTCGGCCGCCAGCTCCACCGCCTACCTCAGCGGGGTGAAGGGCAACCAGGCCACCATCGGGGTGGACGCCAATGTCCAGCTGGCCGACTGCAACGCCATGAACGTCCCCCAGTTCCATACCCACAGTATCCTCAAGAACTTCCAG GACGCTGGGCGCTCCACTGGCATAGTCACAGTGACTCGTGTGACCCATGCCTCACCTGCCGGCACATACGCTCACACCGCTGAGAG GCATTGGGAGAGTGACGACGACATCAACGACGCCGAGGGCGACCCAGACCTGTGCGACGACATCGCAGAGCAGCTGATACTGGGCGAGACTGGCTCCAGGATCAAG GTTATCCTTGGTGGCGGGCGTCAGAAGTTTACACCTAAAAATGTGGTAGAGGATCCTGAAGGCGGCGACGGAGGCAAGAGAGACGACGGCAAGAATCTTATACAAACTTGGATTGACCAGAAAGTTCTTCTTGGCAATTCATCATACGTGTGGCACCGCAACGACCTCCTTACCCTAGACACTGCCCATACTGACTACCTCATGG GACTGTTCGACTGGGGCCACGTAGCGTACACTGTGGACCAGGACAGCAGCAACCCGTCCCTAGAGGAGATGACCCGGGCCGCCATCGAGGTCCTGCAGAAGGACGCCAACGGTTACTTCCTCTTTGTCGAAG GAGGCAACATCGACAGGGCGCACCACCTCAACGAGTACAGGTCCGCCCTGGAGGAGGCCATCGAGTTCGAGAAAGCCATAGAGACGGCCGTGGGCCTGACGGACCCCCAGGACACCCTCATCATTGTCACGGCTGACCATGCCCAACCGTTGGTCATCAATGGTTACCAGGAGAGAGGCTCTGATGTCTTGG ACCTCGGGGACTACTCTGACGTGGACGGTCTTCCCTACaccactctgctctacaccaacgGTCCGGGCTACCGTGGAGAGGTGGACGGTAGCCGTCCCGACCCGTCCACCGAGGACTACA GTGACCCACACTACGTAGGAGCGGCGACAGTGCCCATGGTGGAGTCCAACCACGCCGGGGAGGACGTGGTCCTCTACGCCCGTGGCCCCCACGCCCACCTCTTCACTGGCATCCACGAGAACACCTACATCCCCCACGCCCTCAG
- the LOC123758014 gene encoding alkaline phosphatase isoform X2, whose translation MTVSSLQPLLLLLILSHCLAAGDKDQDHLGVMGRGQHKTKPSAVVEDSAYWNLKMQEELQAQLEKEPIVRQAKNVILFLGDGTSISTLTAARLLKGHRTGNFEHEVMAYEKFPYSTLIKTYSADKVVTDSAASSTAYLSGVKGNQATIGVDANVQLADCNAMNVPQFHTHSILKNFQDAGRSTGIVTVTRVTHASPAGTYAHTAERHWESDDDINDAEGDPDLCDDIAEQLILGETGSRIKVILGGGRQKFTPKNVVEDPEGGDGGKRDDGKNLIQTWIDQKVLLGNSSYVWHRNDLLTLDTAHTDYLMGLFDWGHVAYTVDQDSSNPSLEEMTRAAIEVLQKDANGYFLFVEGGNIDRAHHLNEYRSALEEAIEFEKAIETAVGLTDPQDTLIIVTADHAQPLVINGYQERGSDVLDLGDYSDVDGLPYTTLLYTNGPGYRGEVDGSRPDPSTEDYSDPHYVGAATVPMVESNHAGEDVVLYARGPHAHLFTGIHENTYIPHALRYATCVGEGLHFCTSQGV comes from the exons atgacaGTCTCAAGCCTTcaaccactgctgctgctacttatTCTGTCACACTGTCTGGCAGCTGGAG ATAAAGATCAGGACCACTTAGGGGTCATGGGTCGAGGTCAACACAAGACTAAGCCTTCAGCAGTGGTGGAAG ACAGCGCCTATTGGAACCTGAAGATGCAGGAGGAGCTGCAGGCGCAGCTGGAAAAGGAGCCCATTGTGCGCCAGGCGAAGAACGTCATCTTGTTCCTCGGCGACGGGACCTCCATCTCCACCCTGACGGCCGCCAGGCTCCTCAAGGGACATCGAACTGGTAACTTCGAGCACGAGGTTATGGCCTACGAGAAGTTCCCTTACTCCACCCTCATCAAG ACGTACAGCGCGGACAAGGTGGTGACGGACTCGGCCGCCAGCTCCACCGCCTACCTCAGCGGGGTGAAGGGCAACCAGGCCACCATCGGGGTGGACGCCAATGTCCAGCTGGCCGACTGCAACGCCATGAACGTCCCCCAGTTCCATACCCACAGTATCCTCAAGAACTTCCAG GACGCTGGGCGCTCCACTGGCATAGTCACAGTGACTCGTGTGACCCATGCCTCACCTGCCGGCACATACGCTCACACCGCTGAGAG GCATTGGGAGAGTGACGACGACATCAACGACGCCGAGGGCGACCCAGACCTGTGCGACGACATCGCAGAGCAGCTGATACTGGGCGAGACTGGCTCCAGGATCAAG GTTATCCTTGGTGGCGGGCGTCAGAAGTTTACACCTAAAAATGTGGTAGAGGATCCTGAAGGCGGCGACGGAGGCAAGAGAGACGACGGCAAGAATCTTATACAAACTTGGATTGACCAGAAAGTTCTTCTTGGCAATTCATCATACGTGTGGCACCGCAACGACCTCCTTACCCTAGACACTGCCCATACTGACTACCTCATGG GACTGTTCGACTGGGGCCACGTAGCGTACACTGTGGACCAGGACAGCAGCAACCCGTCCCTAGAGGAGATGACCCGGGCCGCCATCGAGGTCCTGCAGAAGGACGCCAACGGTTACTTCCTCTTTGTCGAAG GAGGCAACATCGACAGGGCGCACCACCTCAACGAGTACAGGTCCGCCCTGGAGGAGGCCATCGAGTTCGAGAAAGCCATAGAGACGGCCGTGGGCCTGACGGACCCCCAGGACACCCTCATCATTGTCACGGCTGACCATGCCCAACCGTTGGTCATCAATGGTTACCAGGAGAGAGGCTCTGATGTCTTGG ACCTCGGGGACTACTCTGACGTGGACGGTCTTCCCTACaccactctgctctacaccaacgGTCCGGGCTACCGTGGAGAGGTGGACGGTAGCCGTCCCGACCCGTCCACCGAGGACTACA GTGACCCACACTACGTAGGAGCGGCGACAGTGCCCATGGTGGAGTCCAACCACGCCGGGGAGGACGTGGTCCTCTACGCCCGTGGCCCCCACGCCCACCTCTTCACTGGCATCCACGAGAACACCTACATCCCCCACGCCCTCAG